A portion of the bacterium genome contains these proteins:
- a CDS encoding ABC transporter permease subunit, with product MSVAAPPAAAGAAAGNDRPLGLAVSAYWIAFFSFREMVRRRRILSVGLLMLLPVVLAVAWRLLDREGKIPPELLLANLSGMVYIHFMVAIVSLAFGLSAIGESADEGTIIYYWTRPLRREAIYLGRLVAAQAVAGLLVAGSLVAAFLVMTVGNFGIISMDFLKLYVSACLVILFGAVVYTAIFAAAGTWLKKPMLPAILFAFGWESIGGNAPLRLQELTVVFHLRNLLHNTAASTGDMPNLLQELKVMLLHEVPPSPWHSFLVLLAVAAVAFALGCWLLRRKEIFR from the coding sequence ATGAGCGTCGCCGCACCGCCCGCCGCCGCGGGCGCCGCCGCCGGGAACGACCGGCCGCTGGGCCTGGCGGTCTCGGCCTACTGGATCGCGTTCTTCTCCTTCCGCGAGATGGTGCGCCGCCGGCGCATCCTCTCGGTGGGGCTGCTGATGCTGCTGCCGGTGGTGCTGGCGGTGGCGTGGCGGCTCCTGGACCGCGAGGGGAAGATCCCGCCGGAGCTGCTGCTGGCCAACCTCAGCGGCATGGTCTACATCCACTTCATGGTCGCGATCGTCTCGCTGGCCTTCGGCCTGTCGGCCATCGGCGAGAGCGCCGACGAGGGCACCATCATCTACTACTGGACCCGGCCCCTGCGCCGCGAGGCCATCTACCTGGGGCGCCTGGTGGCGGCGCAGGCGGTGGCCGGGCTGCTGGTGGCGGGTTCGCTGGTCGCGGCCTTCCTGGTGATGACGGTGGGGAACTTCGGGATCATCTCGATGGACTTCCTGAAGCTCTACGTCAGCGCCTGCCTGGTCATCCTCTTCGGCGCGGTCGTCTACACGGCCATCTTCGCCGCCGCGGGCACCTGGCTCAAGAAGCCCATGCTGCCGGCCATCCTGTTCGCGTTCGGCTGGGAGTCCATCGGCGGCAACGCGCCGCTGCGGCTGCAGGAGCTGACGGTGGTCTTCCACCTGCGCAACCTGCTGCACAACACCGCGGCCTCGACCGGCGACATGCCCAACCTGCTGCAGGAGCTGAAGGTCATGCTCCTGCACGAGGTGCCGCCGTCCCCGTGGCACTCCTTCCTGGTGCTGCTGGCCGTGGCGGC
- the tmk gene encoding dTMP kinase gives MADPARRGLLVTFEGPEGSGKSTLIRGLAGRLEALGRPVLTTREPGGTPVGERIRSVLLDPSLPELCPETELLLMVASRAQLVREVVLPALAAGRIVLCDRYADASVAYQGAGRELGRSQVDSLNDFALAGAVPDLTLLCLLPPAAGRRRFGDRDPDRLERESAAFHERVYAAYLAMAGSGDPRFRALDATAPPDGQVEQAVAHLRGLEHDLLTGL, from the coding sequence GTGGCTGATCCGGCCCGCCGGGGCCTGTTGGTCACCTTCGAGGGGCCCGAGGGCAGCGGCAAGTCGACGCTCATCCGCGGGCTGGCCGGGCGCCTCGAGGCGCTCGGCAGGCCGGTCCTGACGACGCGCGAGCCGGGCGGCACGCCCGTCGGCGAGCGCATCCGCTCCGTGCTGCTGGACCCGTCGCTGCCGGAGCTGTGTCCCGAGACCGAACTGCTGCTGATGGTGGCCAGCCGGGCCCAGCTGGTCCGCGAGGTCGTGCTGCCCGCCCTCGCCGCCGGCCGGATCGTGCTCTGCGACCGCTACGCCGACGCGTCGGTCGCCTACCAGGGCGCCGGCCGGGAACTGGGCCGCTCGCAGGTCGATTCCCTGAACGACTTCGCGCTGGCCGGGGCGGTGCCGGACCTGACCCTGCTTTGCCTGCTGCCGCCGGCCGCCGGCCGTCGCCGGTTCGGGGACCGCGATCCCGACCGCCTCGAACGGGAATCGGCGGCCTTCCACGAACGGGTCTACGCCGCCTACCTCGCCATGGCCGGGTCCGGCGACCCCCGCTTCCGCGCGTTGGACGCGACCGCCCCGCCGGACGGGCAGGTCGAGCAGGCCGTCGCCCACCTGCGCGGTCTGGAACACGATTTGCTGACGGGACTATAA
- a CDS encoding ABC transporter ATP-binding protein produces MNVAPASATAVLQAQRVSKWFGEVIAVNDCTLALGPGVTGLLGLNGAGKTTLFKMLSGLITPSQGEVLIRGHRLRRDVGLFRRVGFCPESDALFDWLTGREFLRLMVRLMGYDGTEVDARAERALDLVHLGDAADRRIGAYSKGMRQKVKMAQALAHDPEIVFLDEPLNGMDPVSRREIVALVQRLGDEGRCVVVSSHILPEIETMTRSIVLIHRGKLMAEGDITEIRDAIHDRPTIVALTSTEARRLASSLAGRDLVRGVEIDEFGRVVARTDHAVNFYRELPGWLLAESLPVDEIETLDDNLQAVFDYLVGG; encoded by the coding sequence GTGAACGTCGCACCCGCGTCCGCCACGGCCGTGCTGCAGGCGCAGCGGGTCAGCAAGTGGTTCGGCGAGGTCATCGCCGTCAACGACTGCACGCTCGCGCTGGGCCCCGGCGTGACCGGGCTGCTGGGCCTCAACGGCGCCGGCAAGACGACCCTGTTCAAGATGCTGTCGGGTCTGATCACGCCCAGCCAGGGGGAGGTGCTCATCCGCGGGCACCGCCTGCGCCGCGACGTGGGCCTGTTCCGCCGCGTGGGCTTCTGCCCCGAGAGCGACGCGCTGTTCGACTGGCTGACCGGGCGCGAGTTCCTGCGGCTCATGGTCCGGCTGATGGGCTACGACGGGACGGAAGTGGACGCGCGCGCCGAACGCGCGCTGGACCTCGTGCACCTCGGCGACGCCGCCGACCGGCGCATCGGCGCCTACTCCAAGGGCATGCGGCAGAAGGTCAAGATGGCCCAGGCCCTGGCCCACGATCCCGAGATCGTGTTCCTGGACGAGCCGCTCAACGGCATGGACCCCGTGTCGCGGCGGGAGATCGTCGCGCTGGTGCAGCGCCTGGGCGACGAGGGGCGCTGCGTGGTGGTGTCGAGCCACATCCTGCCCGAGATCGAGACCATGACCCGCTCGATCGTGCTGATCCACCGCGGCAAGCTGATGGCCGAGGGCGACATCACCGAGATCCGCGACGCGATCCACGACCGCCCCACCATCGTGGCGCTCACCTCGACCGAGGCGCGGCGCCTGGCGTCGTCGCTGGCCGGGCGCGACCTGGTGCGCGGGGTCGAGATCGACGAGTTCGGCCGCGTCGTGGCGCGCACCGACCACGCCGTGAACTTCTACCGCGAGCTGCCGGGCTGGCTGCTGGCGGAGTCCCTGCCCGTCGACGAGATCGAGACCCTCGACGACAACCTGCAGGCGGTCTTCGACTATCTGGTGGGGGGTTGA
- a CDS encoding ABC transporter ATP-binding protein encodes MEATKTAVKPAAAAIAVRDLTFAYAAAPVLQDVSFGLEKRAVGLLGPNGSGKTTLLRALLGHLPLKRGAVTVMGCDMARDPRGARRRIGWMPERGGILPGMSGVSMVAYLGELGGMPPTDALQRAHEVLNYVGLADERYREADTYSQGMRQRLKLAQALVHDPDWLLLDEPTSGLDPRGRVSMLELMRDLAANKGFGIILSTHLLADVREVCQEILVLRQGRLLSHGRVEVAPPGATAQFLVEGFGDEPAFLAALQAAGLAAARRERLLEITAPADAGARLVLAAASASGFALRRLQPRRETLEDLFYQLVDDADDARSKD; translated from the coding sequence ATGGAAGCCACCAAGACCGCTGTCAAACCCGCCGCCGCGGCCATCGCCGTGCGGGACTTGACGTTCGCCTACGCGGCGGCGCCGGTCCTGCAGGACGTGAGCTTCGGCCTCGAGAAACGGGCCGTGGGCCTGCTCGGCCCCAACGGTTCCGGCAAGACCACGCTGCTGCGGGCCCTGCTCGGCCACCTGCCGCTGAAGCGGGGGGCCGTCACGGTCATGGGCTGCGACATGGCGCGCGACCCCCGCGGCGCGCGCCGCCGGATCGGCTGGATGCCCGAGCGCGGCGGCATCCTGCCCGGCATGAGCGGCGTCTCCATGGTGGCCTACCTCGGCGAGCTCGGCGGCATGCCGCCCACCGACGCCCTGCAGCGCGCCCACGAGGTCCTGAACTACGTCGGCCTCGCCGACGAGCGCTACCGCGAGGCCGACACCTACAGCCAGGGCATGCGTCAGCGCCTGAAGCTGGCCCAGGCCCTGGTCCACGACCCCGACTGGCTGCTGCTGGACGAGCCGACCAGCGGCCTGGACCCGCGCGGTCGCGTCAGCATGCTCGAACTCATGCGCGACCTGGCCGCGAACAAGGGCTTCGGGATCATCCTGTCGACGCACCTGCTGGCGGACGTGCGCGAGGTCTGCCAGGAGATCCTGGTCCTGCGCCAGGGCCGGCTGCTGAGCCACGGCCGCGTCGAGGTGGCGCCGCCCGGGGCGACGGCGCAGTTCCTGGTCGAGGGCTTCGGCGACGAGCCGGCGTTCCTGGCCGCGCTGCAGGCCGCCGGGCTCGCGGCCGCGCGCCGCGAGCGGCTCCTGGAAATCACCGCCCCGGCCGACGCCGGCGCCCGCCTGGTGCTCGCGGCCGCCTCGGCCAGCGGCTTCGCGCTGCGCCGGCTGCAGCCGCGCCGCGAGACCCTCGAGGACCTGTTCTACCAGCTCGTCGACGACGCCGACGACGCGCGCAGCAAGGACTGA
- a CDS encoding ABC transporter permease: protein MPVYERGYRPWEHSGHRARAPWWTIARRGIAEPLKSRRLLFLLAVAWVPAIVKGGILYFTFQMGELSRLIGGKWTDISPRGFLAYLGWQSPFVLILLAIIGSGLISRDRRENGLALYLSRPLGVRDYVLGKGAVIMFYYFAVTLLPVWALCLFGYLVTSGATGMQMLLLIPLQALAYCLVTGAGFTLVLLALSSIGQRTVFVALWWVLLYAGTDGLAQIMSLFSPGLQILNFPGQFLNAGIVFFGGEPLCEVPPAASLLVVLAYAALGAWVLRRRIKPVEVVA from the coding sequence ATGCCCGTCTACGAACGCGGATACCGTCCCTGGGAGCACAGCGGCCACCGCGCGCGCGCGCCCTGGTGGACGATCGCCCGGCGCGGCATCGCCGAGCCGCTGAAGAGCCGCCGCCTGCTGTTCCTGCTGGCGGTCGCCTGGGTGCCGGCCATCGTCAAGGGCGGCATCCTCTACTTCACCTTCCAGATGGGCGAGCTGTCGCGCCTGATCGGCGGCAAGTGGACCGACATCAGTCCGCGCGGCTTCCTGGCCTACCTGGGCTGGCAGTCGCCGTTCGTGCTGATCCTGCTGGCGATCATCGGCTCGGGCCTGATCAGCCGCGACCGCCGCGAGAACGGCCTCGCCCTGTACCTGTCGCGGCCGCTGGGCGTGCGCGACTACGTCCTGGGCAAGGGCGCCGTGATCATGTTCTACTACTTCGCCGTGACGCTGCTGCCCGTCTGGGCGCTGTGCCTGTTCGGCTACCTGGTGACCAGCGGCGCGACCGGGATGCAGATGCTCCTGCTGATCCCCCTGCAGGCGCTGGCCTACTGCCTGGTGACCGGCGCCGGCTTCACGCTGGTGCTGCTGGCCCTGTCCTCGATCGGCCAGCGCACGGTGTTCGTCGCCCTGTGGTGGGTGCTGCTCTACGCGGGCACCGACGGGCTCGCCCAGATCATGTCGCTGTTCAGCCCCGGCCTGCAGATCCTCAACTTCCCCGGCCAGTTCCTCAACGCGGGCATCGTCTTCTTCGGCGGCGAACCGCTGTGCGAGGTGCCGCCGGCGGCGAGCCTGCTGGTCGTGCTGGCCTACGCGGCCCTGGGCGCCTGGGTGCTGCGGCGGCGGATCAAGCCCGTGGAGGTGGTGGCGTGA
- a CDS encoding CDP-alcohol phosphatidyltransferase family protein — MDRIGLKAAARDKVKPLVLALDRAGVSPDGVSLAGLGISIFAAWITAAGQLFLGALVLIVGSVFDMLDGDLARLQGRASRRGAFLDSNFDRLSEAAVYAGLAWFYMEALSWPDSGAVLLVILALTGSLTTSYARARAEGLGVTCTGGWLQRPERMVLLILGMILGRHVLKLVLALLAAATLFTTLQRIATVSRDLGDESRAVPRRPSRAAPSGPAPIAAATGGPGAPDDPEDPDDPEVLAGAEPAAPGPDPDGEVRLEEPDDDDDPYADLHHRG, encoded by the coding sequence ATGGACAGGATCGGACTGAAGGCGGCGGCCCGCGACAAGGTCAAGCCCCTGGTGCTCGCCCTGGATCGGGCCGGGGTGTCGCCCGACGGGGTGTCGCTCGCGGGTCTGGGGATCAGCATCTTCGCCGCCTGGATCACGGCCGCCGGGCAGCTCTTCCTCGGTGCCCTGGTCCTGATCGTCGGCTCGGTGTTCGACATGCTGGACGGCGACCTGGCGCGGCTGCAGGGGCGGGCCAGCCGGCGCGGCGCCTTCCTCGACTCCAACTTCGACCGGCTGTCCGAGGCGGCGGTCTACGCGGGGCTGGCCTGGTTCTACATGGAGGCCCTGTCCTGGCCCGACTCCGGCGCCGTGCTGCTGGTGATCCTCGCCCTGACCGGTTCGTTGACCACCAGCTACGCGCGCGCGCGCGCCGAGGGCCTGGGCGTCACCTGCACGGGCGGCTGGCTGCAGCGCCCCGAGCGCATGGTCCTGCTGATCCTCGGCATGATCCTCGGCCGCCACGTGCTGAAGCTGGTGCTGGCGCTGCTGGCCGCCGCGACCCTCTTCACCACGCTGCAGCGGATCGCCACGGTCAGCCGCGACCTGGGCGACGAGTCGCGCGCCGTACCGCGGCGGCCGTCGCGGGCGGCCCCGTCCGGACCGGCGCCGATCGCCGCCGCGACCGGCGGACCGGGTGCCCCGGACGATCCTGAAGATCCGGATGATCCGGAAGTCCTGGCCGGCGCGGAACCCGCGGCGCCGGGCCCCGATCCCGACGGCGAAGTCCGGCTCGAGGAGCCAGACGACGACGACGACCCCTACGCGGACCTCCACCACCGTGGCTGA
- a CDS encoding S41 family peptidase encodes MMALARNFAALRRPLLALVALVSLAASAAPAAAQDSTRTLERPRGTDRQRYIEALQTLGNVYERVFYNYVDDVDADALLEAGINGMMGYLDEHSQYLPPKNYEDLMMSTEGEFGGLGITINIRDHYPTVVSPIEGTPAFLMGIQGGDRIVEIEGESTFDFGSDDAVKLLRGEPGTQVTITIQREGTKDPFPLTITRAVIEVESVPYAFMMGDIGYIRVQSFARTTPDEIRDKIAELRALNARGLVLDLRWNPGGLLESANGVSELFLDHNELIVYTKGRLRNQNRSYYAEKDRHAAAGLPTIVMINGASASASEIVAAAVQDHDAALVVGKTSFGKGSVQTVFPLSEDSALKLTTAKYYTPSGRSIHKDRHEDDSDLDLTLEPARDGPPDVELDLPRAEKEKFATDSGRVVYGGGGITPDIEVEQPFLGDFEVALERDGALFSFATWWAAYHDVPSDLTVDAPMFAAFKEHLRKREKIEEYLGVYDLKLDDELLAANRAYIEQGIRRELMRHKYGQLAAYQVAIEDDVQLKEVLKLFERARSLDDLLRLAREWESSQVAEAAKPDAGAPVVR; translated from the coding sequence ATGATGGCCCTTGCGCGCAACTTCGCCGCCCTGCGGCGCCCCCTGCTGGCCCTGGTCGCCCTGGTCTCCCTGGCCGCGTCCGCGGCGCCCGCCGCCGCCCAGGATTCCACGCGCACCCTGGAGCGCCCGCGCGGCACCGACCGCCAGCGCTACATCGAGGCCCTGCAGACCCTGGGCAACGTCTACGAGCGCGTGTTCTACAACTACGTCGACGACGTCGACGCCGACGCGCTGCTCGAGGCCGGCATCAACGGCATGATGGGCTACCTCGACGAGCACTCGCAGTACCTGCCCCCGAAGAACTACGAGGACCTCATGATGTCCACCGAGGGGGAGTTCGGCGGGCTGGGCATCACCATCAACATCCGCGACCACTATCCGACCGTCGTCTCGCCGATCGAGGGCACGCCCGCCTTCCTGATGGGCATCCAGGGCGGCGACCGCATCGTGGAGATCGAGGGCGAGTCGACCTTCGACTTCGGCAGCGACGACGCCGTGAAGCTGCTGCGTGGCGAGCCGGGCACCCAGGTCACGATCACCATCCAGCGCGAGGGCACCAAGGACCCGTTCCCGCTGACCATCACGCGCGCCGTGATCGAGGTCGAGAGCGTGCCCTACGCCTTCATGATGGGGGACATCGGCTACATCCGCGTGCAGAGCTTCGCCCGCACCACGCCCGACGAGATCCGCGACAAGATCGCCGAGCTGCGCGCCCTGAACGCGCGCGGCCTCGTGCTGGACCTGCGCTGGAACCCGGGCGGCCTGCTGGAGTCCGCCAACGGCGTCAGCGAGCTGTTCCTGGACCACAACGAGCTGATCGTCTACACCAAGGGCCGCCTGCGCAACCAGAACCGCAGCTACTACGCCGAGAAGGACCGCCACGCCGCGGCGGGGCTGCCGACGATCGTCATGATCAACGGCGCTTCGGCGTCGGCCAGCGAGATCGTCGCCGCCGCCGTGCAGGACCACGACGCCGCGCTGGTCGTCGGCAAGACGAGCTTCGGCAAGGGGTCGGTCCAGACCGTCTTCCCCCTGAGCGAGGACAGCGCCCTGAAGCTGACCACGGCCAAGTACTACACGCCCAGCGGCCGCTCCATCCACAAGGACCGCCACGAGGACGACAGCGACCTCGACCTGACGCTGGAGCCCGCCCGCGACGGCCCGCCCGACGTCGAGCTCGACCTGCCGCGCGCCGAGAAGGAGAAGTTCGCCACCGACAGCGGGCGCGTCGTCTACGGCGGCGGCGGCATCACGCCGGACATCGAGGTCGAGCAGCCCTTCCTGGGCGACTTCGAGGTGGCGCTGGAGCGCGACGGGGCGCTGTTCAGCTTCGCCACCTGGTGGGCCGCCTACCACGACGTGCCGAGCGACCTGACGGTCGACGCCCCCATGTTCGCGGCCTTCAAGGAGCACCTGCGCAAGCGCGAGAAGATCGAGGAATACCTGGGCGTCTACGACCTGAAGCTCGACGACGAGCTGCTGGCCGCCAACCGCGCCTACATCGAGCAGGGGATCCGGCGCGAGCTGATGCGCCACAAGTACGGGCAGCTCGCCGCCTACCAGGTCGCCATCGAGGACGACGTCCAGCTGAAGGAAGTCCTGAAGCTCTTCGAGCGGGCCCGCAGCCTCGACGACCTGCTGCGCCTCGCCCGCGAGTGGGAGAGCTCCCAGGTCGCGGAGGCGGCCAAGCCGGACGCCGGCGCGCCCGTGGTCCGCTGA
- a CDS encoding aminotransferase class I/II-fold pyridoxal phosphate-dependent enzyme yields the protein MSDKKSYGFQTRCIHGHGHVSDGRWRTARPVSCPIVQTSTFAFESAEHGAAIFAGENDGFLYTRLGNPTQEALECRLAALEGGEAALALASGMAACTTAVLTLCGSGDHVVSGDTLYGGTHQLFTHTLPRLGITVTEVDATDPANFERAITPATKLLYVETPANPTLVLTDLPAVIAIARRHGIPLLVDNTFCTPVLQRPLEMGADIVLHSATKYIGGHGDAIAGILVGSSEFITRARFETLRDIGGCISPFNAWLLIRGLKTLAVRVRQHGENAMTVAKWLEKHPKVTRVIYPGLPSHPQHELAKRQQAGFGGLISFLVAGGRDAGRTVMNSVELCTLAVSLGDVDTLIEHPATMTHSTYSEEELLKVGIDPAMVRLSVGLEDPEDIIADLAQAFDRI from the coding sequence ATGTCCGACAAGAAGAGCTACGGCTTCCAGACGCGCTGCATCCACGGCCACGGCCACGTCTCGGACGGCCGCTGGCGCACCGCCCGCCCGGTCTCGTGCCCCATCGTCCAGACCTCGACCTTCGCCTTCGAGAGCGCCGAGCACGGCGCCGCCATCTTCGCCGGGGAGAACGACGGCTTCCTCTACACGCGCCTGGGCAACCCCACCCAGGAGGCGCTGGAGTGCCGCCTGGCGGCGCTGGAGGGCGGCGAGGCCGCCCTGGCCCTGGCCAGCGGCATGGCCGCCTGCACCACCGCCGTGCTGACCCTGTGCGGCAGCGGGGACCACGTCGTCTCGGGCGACACCCTCTACGGCGGCACCCACCAGCTGTTCACCCACACGCTGCCGCGCCTCGGCATCACGGTCACGGAGGTCGACGCCACCGACCCCGCCAACTTCGAGCGCGCGATCACCCCGGCCACGAAGCTGCTCTACGTCGAGACGCCCGCCAACCCCACGCTGGTGCTGACCGACCTGCCCGCGGTGATCGCGATCGCGCGCCGGCACGGCATCCCGCTGCTGGTGGACAACACGTTCTGCACGCCGGTGCTGCAGCGGCCGCTGGAGATGGGCGCCGACATCGTGCTGCACAGCGCGACGAAGTACATCGGCGGCCACGGCGACGCGATCGCCGGCATCCTGGTGGGCTCGTCCGAGTTCATCACCCGCGCGCGCTTCGAGACCCTGCGCGACATCGGCGGCTGCATCAGCCCCTTCAACGCCTGGCTGCTGATCCGCGGGCTGAAGACCCTGGCGGTGCGCGTCCGCCAGCACGGCGAGAACGCGATGACGGTGGCGAAGTGGCTGGAGAAGCACCCCAAGGTGACGCGCGTGATCTACCCCGGCCTGCCCTCGCACCCCCAGCACGAGCTGGCGAAGCGGCAGCAGGCCGGCTTCGGCGGCCTGATCAGCTTCCTGGTCGCGGGCGGCCGCGACGCCGGCCGCACGGTGATGAACAGCGTGGAGCTGTGCACCCTCGCGGTGAGCCTCGGGGACGTGGACACCCTCATCGAGCACCCCGCGACCATGACCCACAGCACCTACTCCGAGGAGGAGCTGCTGAAGGTGGGCATCGACCCGGCGATGGTCCGGCTCTCGGTGGGCCTCGAGGACCCCGAGGACATCATCGCGGACCTCGCGCAGGCGTTCGACCGGATCTGA
- the rsmI gene encoding 16S rRNA (cytidine(1402)-2'-O)-methyltransferase, with the protein METPERPVTVAIPDLAEPEGSCLFVATPIGNLDDVTLRALGALRDADIVYAEDTRRTRGLLSRYGLHARMEPYHDHNKERQAPRVVERVRRGDRVVVVSDAGMPAVADPGYLIVQGLREAGLPWSVAPGASSVLAALVLSGFPTDRFLFTGYTPRKPGKLRSFLKEALAERGTVVMLESCHRIRKTLDALVEVAPHRELAIAREITKIHEETLRGTAAELLVLMDGPRLKGELVLLARGRPAGEEGA; encoded by the coding sequence GTGGAAACGCCCGAGCGCCCCGTCACCGTGGCGATCCCGGATCTCGCGGAGCCAGAGGGCTCGTGCCTGTTCGTGGCGACGCCGATCGGCAACCTGGACGACGTGACCCTGCGCGCGCTCGGGGCGTTGCGCGACGCCGACATCGTCTACGCCGAGGACACGCGGCGCACGCGGGGCCTGCTGTCGCGCTACGGCCTGCACGCCCGCATGGAGCCCTACCACGACCACAACAAGGAGCGGCAGGCGCCGCGGGTGGTCGAGCGGGTGCGTCGGGGCGATCGCGTGGTCGTGGTCAGCGACGCCGGCATGCCCGCGGTGGCCGATCCGGGCTACCTGATCGTCCAGGGCCTGCGCGAGGCCGGCCTGCCCTGGTCGGTGGCGCCCGGCGCCTCGAGCGTGCTGGCGGCGCTGGTGCTGTCGGGGTTCCCGACCGACCGGTTCCTGTTCACGGGCTACACGCCGCGCAAGCCCGGGAAGCTGCGGTCCTTCCTGAAGGAGGCGCTGGCGGAGCGCGGGACGGTGGTCATGCTCGAGTCGTGCCACCGCATCCGCAAGACGCTCGACGCGCTGGTCGAGGTGGCGCCCCATCGCGAGCTGGCGATCGCGCGCGAGATCACGAAGATCCACGAGGAGACCCTGCGCGGCACGGCCGCCGAACTGCTGGTACTGATGGACGGCCCCCGCTTGAAGGGCGAACTGGTGCTGCTGGCCCGCGGCCGGCCCGCCGGGGAAGAAGGAGCCTGA